Sequence from the Candidatus Paceibacterota bacterium genome:
CACTGTACCATCTGGCCAAATATGGTAACCGGGCATACATGCCATCACATCATGATCTTTTTCTCCATGCTCTGACTTTACATGTCCTGAATAATTTGAGACTTTTCCCGTGTTTATACGGATCTTTTTTAAATCATCACTATTAAGATGCTTTTCAAGCTCTTCCCTCATAGTGGATACAAAATCTTTATCACCAAAAAGTATAACTTGCGGGCCTAAGGGTAATAAAGTCTTGATCGTGTTAATTGTATCGACTATATATGTATCCATTCTATTTCTAGCCCTTATTTCAAATTGATTTACTGAAATCCTTGTATTAAAAAAATATTCTGTTCCAAGATTTACTATTTTTTGAGCTGCATTTTGCGCAACATGGTCCGTTTTTGACCATCCAGCAGTAGTTATGTGAAGAGGTCTTTTTTTTGTGGCTAAAGCTAAAGCGACATCCCCAAAATCCGCAGGCGACCCATCTACATGTGAGAAGTTGTTGTCTTTATAATCAAATGGATCACTGTCATAGTAATTCGCAATAGACCAGAAAAGTTGACTGACATGAAAAGGAAAACCACTACCTCTTGTAAGATCTGATAGAAAATATTTCCTATCGTATCTTAATCCTGACTTGTTCACAGCCTTTATTGTTGTAGACACGAGCTCAGGGGTTTGTCGCATCTGATTTTCAAAATATTCTTCAATAAGTGGAAATTCTCTTATTAAACTTATAAGATATTCATTGGCTTTGTCTACATCATTATCAAAAAAGTCTGATAAAGCCTTCCTCGCTAATGGCCTAAAATCCGATTGGAGTTTCTTCCTCTGTAGATCCCAATCATCTCCAAACTTATCATCATACATAAACGAGCTATCGAAATTTAGTCGGCACCCAAGTTCCTTGCAAAAAGCAACCCATTCTTGCACTACTTGATTTTCAACTTCTTTCATCTGTTCTCCAATCTTTAAAATCGCCTGGTACGGCATCGTTTCTACCGTTCTAGAAGCCCCTGCCGCACAGAAAGTACAAGCATGTCGACAGCCTTTTGTTATTTGTACATTAGCTAACTTCATTCCCAACAATTCACGTCTATCTGGTATATCTAGATCTTCAAAATATTCTAGATGCGGGTTTTCTACCGTAGGAAGATTCTCGGGTAAAATGTCAGTTACTTCTTGATTACTAAGACTGTTTTTTACCTCGACCCCTCTTTGACTAAGAGGAAAACGTCTTTCCGTCAGAGATCTCGATATTTTCTTTATCAACTCAGGACTGCTTTGAGAGTTACTCTCTACTCTTGGTAGATTTTGTTCCTGAACAGATTCTTTCATAAAATTATTTTTTGGTATGCCTTTCTACAATTTCAATCACTTGATCAGACGAAGGTACATACATAAATTTTTAATCTAATACTTATAAAAGGATTATACCAAAATCTAATCTAATTCACATCCAGTTTTCTTGTTTCAAATTGAGAACAATAGAGAAATATTCTTTATAAAAACTGGATATTACTGTTATCTGTTTTTTACAAAAATAGTACCTAGTACCAATAAGACTGTACCCCTCCCATAGGCATTCAAATCCGGGACATAAGAAATTTACCAGCGACTGAGGGGCTAGAGATTGTGACAAGGAAACAGATCAACAGCCAGTCCCTAATGAGATCATCGAAGATCAAGCTATATATGAAATGCATAAAACTTTATTTAATTTTACCTGGAATAAAGCTGATAAAATCTAATTTATTCTCCACATTTTTTCTCCATCCGACTCAAATCTCTCTACGCTAGACGAAGATGCCCTCCATTCATCCGCAGGCAGTTTTAAATAATCCCGTATTGACTGGCTCACCCCATCCGAAAAAGTAAAAACGGTTTTTCCATATACCAAACGACTGACAATGATTCCTTCACGCATTTCTCGCCGAGCGCTGGAAAAAATCCGATCTGGAAAAAGAATTTCGAGATAGATGTCACGTTTTTGATCTAAAACAATCTTCATGCCTTGAAGGGCGATTTTTGCTTCAAGCTTTTTTTCTGAGAGACTGCTCATCACAGCCTCGATCGCTCGCTGATCCGATGTCGAGCTCGCCTCCGAAACCGATGCTGTATTTACATTTAAAAAAGGCGCGAGCACTTTACCCACATCGTACCGCTCCGCCACAGAAGGAAAACCGCCAATATATTTTCTTTTCATTTCGGTCAGAATGACTGCGTCAATCTTGTACTGATAGATTGGCAAACTCCGGCCGAGGATAGACAAGGCTGCTCGATCCTCGTCGCCCGCATTGATCAAAACCCTCACCCCATTTGGAGCTTCTATCAGCACCAACATATTTTTATTTTTAGCCGTGCCGAGATTAAAAAACGAAACCCGCAGATGGGCTTGCGGCCACTCCATCCACACCAAATAACCCCCGAAAATAATGGGTAAAAAAGCCACCAGAAAGACAAGCCAAAAGCGCGGTGATATACTGCTAGTGTCTTTGTTAGCCATAATTTAATTTAAAATATATGCACACCTATCTTGAAAAAAAATTTAAAATTCCTGCTCTTGCGGGTATTTCTTCAAACACCATCACTGAGCATCTCAAGCTCTATGCTGGATACGTCAAGCATAGCAATCTGATTCTGCAAAAGATTTCCGAGCTATCGGCTACGCCAGAAGCAGCGGAAAAAAATGTCTACGCTATTGGTGAGCTCCGTCGACGCTTTGGCTTCGAATTTGACGGTATGCGCAATCACGAATATTATTTTGCGCAGTTTGAAGGGGCGCCCAAGCAAGCTGATCAGAAAAGTCCTCTCTCTAAAAAAATTGCCAGTGTCTGGGGAAACTTTGATGCATGGTTTAAGGAATTTAATACCCTCGCCATGACTCGCGGGATTGGCTGGGCTATTCTTTATTACGATCCAACCGCTGATACTCTCCTCAATGTTTGGGCTGATGAACAGCATCTCGGACACCTCACCGGTCTCAAGCCAATCCTGATGCTCGATATGTGGGAGCACTCATTTATGCTGGACTATCCGCCTTCAGAAAAGAAAAAATATGTTGAAGCTTTTTTTACCAACCTCAACGGCGAGGTGGTAGAAGAACGTTTTGCAGAGGCGGTCGGTAAGTAAAAAGCGTGATAGCCACTCGCCGCACCTAATAAAAAAATATAGGCCCCAATACTCCACCCAAAACTAAACGGGTGGAGTATTGTGTAGGCGTACGGAAGATTTGAACCAACGTCGACTACCCCGAGCTCAAAAGCGAGTAAAATATAGGCCGCAAAAACTGACGGCAAGGCCAGAACAACCGAAACAAAAGCTGAAATCCCCATCACAAAACTAAAGAACATGGTCAGAGGTACGAGCGGCACCACTAGGAGATTGACTGGCAGGGCGACAAGAGACACTCCGCCAGTGGTGTAGAGCAGCAGGGGCAAAGTCGCAAATTGAGTAGAAAAAGTAGCTACGACCAAAGGCCGGATTCCATATTTTTCGGGTAAAAATCTAAAGAGATGTTCAAAGGGAGGTGAAAAAATAATGAGACCAAGAGTAGCTAAAAAGCTCAGCTGAAAGGAAGGGTTGTGAAGAAGAAGCGAAGGTGTAACACACAACATTATGAAACAGGCTGCCCACAGGGCTCGCGAGGCATTGTAGGATCTGGAAGTTTCACGCGCGAACACAGCGATCAAAGCCATGATCACTGCGCGAATGACTGTGGCGCTGCCCCCAGCCATCAAGGAAAACAAAACAATCCCTAAAGCCCCGGCAATGGATCCAAAAATTTTCGGAATAAAAGTCGGGAGCAAAGCAAAGACCTGCATCATGGCTTCAGCCACGATGGTGACATTTTGACCTGACAAAACGACAATATGAATAATGCCAACCCTTTTAAATTTTTCTTGCAAATCAGCAGATAGGCTGCGCTTGCCAGCAATGACCAAGCCGCCGGCCAGCGAGCTATACGGCTCCGGCAAAAGTTCATCCAATCTCCCCAGAAAAAGTTTTTTGAATTTTAAAAGCTGACCCTTAAGAATATTGCCGTTATCTCTTGAAATGATTGCCCCGTCTCGCGCTGTAAAAAGATAATCAACATCCTGACTAGCCAAATATTCCTCGTAATCAAACCATCTGCCATCACCCGACTGAAAAGACACCGGATTTCTAAGCTGCCCCCACAACTGCAAACGATCTCCGTAACGCAAATCGGAAAGGTTGCGAGAGAAAATGGGAGTGGAGACAAGAATTGTGGCTTTAAAGGGAGTCTCGACAGAAAAAGTCACTCTGCGATTGTGGGCTCGGAGCTCTGGATCATCCACCACTATGCCCTCAAGAGTGATAGGCTGAGCCAAAAAGGCTTCTCCATTTTTCACATGGCTCTCAAGGGCGTGCCAAGTCAAAAATATTCCTAGCATTACGAAGATAAAAATAATCAAAAGGAATAATAAAAACTTTTTGAAACGAAAATGGGCTTGAGGTAAAAAGAAAAATGAAAGAAGAAAAGTCGCGATTCCGCCTATCAATAAAATCAAAACCAGGCTGAATTTTTTATTTAGTAAAAATCGATGGGTGTCCGCCCATACGATCGCTCCACAAAAACTAACGATGGGCATGTAGTAATACATGCCCATCATTTTACCTACCCCGCTTAAAATTTTGATGAAGAGATGCTAAATTTGCTCAAACTATCTTTGCCACCCTTCAATAATATTTTTCTCCTCTCTGGCGTCCAAAGCCTTTTTATATTTGGCACCCTTAGCCCCCTTGACCCTTTTTTCACATTCGGCCCAGGTTTTATGTTTTTGTAAAACACCCTCAACCAAGGAAAGATACGAATAGGCTTTGGCGCTGCTTCTATTTTTGGAAGCACTTCGGGCGCCATCGAGCACTGGGTCGACTTTAATATTTAAAATATCTATGTGATGTAAAGCTTTATACCCTTCGAGTGAACCTTTGTACAAAGATTCTGGTGCATTATCGGCAAAGGCAGTGGCTATGACATCGCAGCGCTCGTTGCCCGCGATTCCTCGGTGACCTCCAATGTATTCCCATTTTATTTTTTTACCCAAGCTGATATCCGCC
This genomic interval carries:
- a CDS encoding ribonuclease HI, encoding MTKNNVMIFTDGSSRGNPGPGGFGAVVVYADSAGRIQVDELGGSEAMATNNRMEMNAALAALKHFEDYFDKTSAKESLYTIYTDSSYLINGITRWVSGWQRNNWQTKEKKEVLNKDLWQKLADISLGKKIKWEYIGGHRGIAGNERCDVIATAFADNAPESLYKGSLEGYKALHHIDILNIKVDPVLDGARSASKNRSSAKAYSYLSLVEGVLQKHKTWAECEKRVKGAKGAKYKKALDAREEKNIIEGWQR
- a CDS encoding ComEC/Rec2 family competence protein, which encodes MYYYMPIVSFCGAIVWADTHRFLLNKKFSLVLILLIGGIATFLLSFFFLPQAHFRFKKFLLFLLIIFIFVMLGIFLTWHALESHVKNGEAFLAQPITLEGIVVDDPELRAHNRRVTFSVETPFKATILVSTPIFSRNLSDLRYGDRLQLWGQLRNPVSFQSGDGRWFDYEEYLASQDVDYLFTARDGAIISRDNGNILKGQLLKFKKLFLGRLDELLPEPYSSLAGGLVIAGKRSLSADLQEKFKRVGIIHIVVLSGQNVTIVAEAMMQVFALLPTFIPKIFGSIAGALGIVLFSLMAGGSATVIRAVIMALIAVFARETSRSYNASRALWAACFIMLCVTPSLLLHNPSFQLSFLATLGLIIFSPPFEHLFRFLPEKYGIRPLVVATFSTQFATLPLLLYTTGGVSLVALPVNLLVVPLVPLTMFFSFVMGISAFVSVVLALPSVFAAYILLAFELGVVDVGSNLPYAYTILHPFSFGWSIGAYIFLLGAASGYHAFYLPTASAKRSSTTSPLRLVKKASTYFFFSEGG
- a CDS encoding Fe-Mn family superoxide dismutase codes for the protein MHTYLEKKFKIPALAGISSNTITEHLKLYAGYVKHSNLILQKISELSATPEAAEKNVYAIGELRRRFGFEFDGMRNHEYYFAQFEGAPKQADQKSPLSKKIASVWGNFDAWFKEFNTLAMTRGIGWAILYYDPTADTLLNVWADEQHLGHLTGLKPILMLDMWEHSFMLDYPPSEKKKYVEAFFTNLNGEVVEERFAEAVGK